Proteins encoded within one genomic window of Pseudomonas cannabina:
- a CDS encoding uracil-xanthine permease family protein, which yields MTQQEFNDPLWRTILSGAQMLFVAFGALVLMPLITGLDPNVALFTAGLGTLLFQIVTGRQVPVFLASSFAFITPIILAKGQFGLAATMGGVMAAGFVYTFLGLAVKIKGTGFIDRLLPPVVIGPVIISIGLAMAPIAANMAMGKTGDGAQLIPYQTAMLISMPALLTTLIVAVFGKGIFRLVPIISGVLVGFALLFYFGVVDTQKIADAAWLAIPHFTAPEFNWQAILFIVPVALAPAIEHIGGVIAVGSVTGRDYLKKPGLHRTLFGDGIATTAAGLFGGPPNTTYAEVTGAVMLTKNYNPQIMIWASFFAITLAFIGKFGALLQSIPVPVMGGILCLLFGSIAAVGMNTLIRHKIDLAEARNLVIVSVTLVFGIGGVLIGTGNGPNDFGLKGIALCAVTAIILNLILPGHDSWKNNKPDDQLP from the coding sequence ATGACGCAGCAGGAGTTCAACGATCCACTGTGGCGCACGATCCTTTCCGGTGCACAAATGCTCTTCGTGGCGTTCGGCGCACTGGTGCTGATGCCGTTGATTACCGGGCTCGATCCTAACGTCGCGCTGTTTACCGCAGGCCTCGGCACGCTGTTGTTCCAGATTGTCACGGGCCGTCAGGTGCCGGTGTTTCTGGCTTCGAGCTTCGCATTCATCACCCCGATCATTCTCGCAAAGGGCCAGTTCGGCCTCGCCGCGACCATGGGCGGCGTGATGGCAGCGGGCTTCGTTTACACTTTTCTTGGCCTGGCCGTGAAGATCAAAGGCACAGGGTTTATCGACCGTTTGCTGCCGCCGGTGGTGATCGGGCCGGTGATCATCTCGATCGGTCTGGCCATGGCGCCGATTGCGGCCAACATGGCGATGGGCAAGACAGGGGATGGCGCGCAGCTGATTCCTTATCAGACCGCCATGCTGATCTCGATGCCTGCATTGCTGACGACCTTGATCGTGGCGGTGTTCGGTAAAGGCATTTTCCGTCTGGTGCCGATCATCTCGGGTGTGCTGGTGGGGTTTGCTTTGTTATTCTACTTCGGCGTGGTTGATACCCAGAAGATCGCCGACGCGGCCTGGCTGGCCATTCCGCATTTCACCGCACCGGAATTCAACTGGCAGGCGATTCTGTTCATCGTCCCGGTGGCACTGGCACCGGCCATCGAGCACATTGGTGGCGTAATTGCGGTCGGCAGCGTGACCGGACGCGACTACCTGAAAAAGCCTGGCCTGCACCGCACGCTGTTTGGCGATGGCATTGCCACCACAGCCGCCGGCCTGTTTGGTGGCCCACCGAACACCACCTACGCCGAAGTCACTGGCGCGGTGATGCTGACCAAGAACTACAACCCGCAAATCATGATCTGGGCGTCGTTTTTTGCGATCACCCTGGCATTCATCGGCAAGTTCGGCGCGCTGCTGCAAAGCATTCCCGTGCCGGTAATGGGCGGGATTCTGTGCCTGTTGTTCGGCTCGATTGCAGCAGTGGGCATGAACACGCTGATCCGCCACAAGATCGATCTGGCCGAAGCACGCAATCTGGTAATCGTCTCGGTAACGCTGGTGTTCGGCATTGGCGGCGTACTGATCGGCACCGGCAACGGCCCGAACGACTTCGGCCTGAAAGGCATCGCCCTGTGCGCCGTCACCGCGATCATCCTGAACCTGATTTTGCCGGGGCACGACAGCTGGAAGAACAACAAGCCGGATGATCAGTTGCCTTGA
- the upp gene encoding uracil phosphoribosyltransferase translates to MPIREIRHPLIRHKLGLMRRADISTKNFRELAQEVGALLTYEATADLTLENYDIQGWAGTVSVEKIAGKKITVVPILRAGIGMLDGVLSLIPGAKVSAVGVARNEETLQAHTYLEKLVPEIDERLAMIIDPMLATGSSMVATIDLLKKAGCKEIRAMVLVAAPEGIAAVEKAHPDVMIYTASIDERLNEHGYIIPGLGDAGDKIFGTKQKDA, encoded by the coding sequence ATGCCCATTCGTGAAATCCGTCACCCGCTGATCCGCCACAAGCTCGGTCTGATGCGCCGCGCCGACATCAGCACCAAGAATTTCCGTGAGCTGGCTCAGGAAGTTGGTGCGCTGCTGACTTATGAAGCGACGGCTGACCTTACCCTGGAAAACTACGATATTCAGGGGTGGGCCGGTACGGTGTCGGTCGAGAAAATTGCCGGCAAGAAAATTACCGTTGTGCCGATCCTGCGCGCCGGTATCGGCATGCTCGACGGCGTGCTCAGCCTGATTCCAGGCGCCAAGGTCAGTGCCGTGGGCGTGGCCCGCAATGAAGAAACCCTGCAAGCGCACACGTATCTGGAGAAGCTGGTTCCAGAGATCGACGAGCGTCTGGCCATGATCATTGACCCGATGCTGGCCACCGGCAGCTCTATGGTTGCGACCATCGACCTGCTCAAGAAAGCAGGCTGCAAGGAAATCCGCGCCATGGTGCTGGTCGCGGCACCGGAAGGTATCGCTGCGGTGGAAAAGGCCCACCCGGATGTGATGATCTACACCGCCTCCATCGACGAGCGTCTGAACGAACACGGCTACATCATTCCGGGCCTGGGCGATGCCGGTGACAAGATTTTCGGCACCAAGCAGAAGGACGCGTAA
- a CDS encoding hypoxanthine-guanine phosphoribosyltransferase — MSADLEHIRQIMREADCLYTEAEVDAAIARVGAQINAELADRNPVVFCVMNGGLIFSGKLLTHLNFPLEASYLHATRYRNETTGGDLFWKAKPEVSFIDRDVLIIDDILDEGHTLGAIIDFCKHAGARAVHTAVLIDKDHDRKARPDLKANYVGLPCIDRYIFGFGMDYKGYWRNAAGIYAVKGM; from the coding sequence ATGTCCGCTGATCTCGAGCATATCCGTCAAATCATGCGCGAAGCTGACTGCCTGTACACCGAGGCGGAAGTCGATGCAGCCATCGCCCGCGTGGGTGCGCAGATCAATGCCGAACTGGCCGATCGCAACCCTGTCGTGTTCTGCGTGATGAACGGTGGCCTGATTTTTTCGGGCAAACTGCTGACTCATCTGAACTTCCCGCTGGAAGCGTCGTACCTGCATGCAACGCGCTATCGCAATGAAACCACGGGCGGCGATCTGTTCTGGAAAGCCAAGCCTGAAGTCTCGTTCATCGACCGCGACGTGCTGATCATCGATGACATCCTCGATGAAGGCCACACCCTGGGCGCGATCATCGACTTCTGCAAACACGCCGGTGCCCGCGCTGTGCACACCGCCGTGCTGATCGATAAAGACCACGACCGCAAGGCCCGCCCGGACCTGAAAGCCAACTACGTAGGCCTGCCGTGCATCGACCGTTACATCTTCGGTTTCGGCATGGACTACAAAGGCTACTGGCGCAATGCTGCTGGCATCTATGCGGTCAAAGGGATGTAA
- a CDS encoding PA4642 family protein has translation MRKDKKQLIGDEIGDEQIKLFLNFEPYDATSPSLHKLIKAYRGLRINDFERFLVFFKEAGHDFDGKDEHGNDFIALIKDQRNADEYIELIEKART, from the coding sequence ATGCGTAAAGACAAGAAGCAGTTGATTGGGGATGAGATCGGCGACGAGCAGATCAAGTTGTTCCTCAACTTCGAGCCGTATGATGCTACCTCGCCGTCGCTACACAAACTGATCAAGGCCTACCGTGGCCTGCGCATCAACGATTTCGAGCGCTTTCTGGTGTTCTTCAAGGAAGCCGGCCACGACTTCGATGGCAAAGACGAGCACGGCAACGACTTCATCGCCCTGATCAAGGATCAGCGCAACGCCGATGAATACATCGAACTGATTGAAAAAGCCCGTACGTAA
- a CDS encoding amino acid ABC transporter permease, with protein MTSFEPQSPPQQANQGLLKRVFGFRTRLYLTWLVMFALFAGFFLSFDLKLSIILDKLPNLIGLHLAPNGFLQGAALTLFVSVCSIVVSVVLGFVTALARLSSSAVAFGIASFYASFFRGTPLLIQILLIYLGLPQVGIVPGAIMAGVIALSLNYGAYLSEIFRAGIIGVAAGQREAALALALRPAQIFWRVTLPQAMRTIIPPTTNQFISMLKDSSLISVMGVWEVMFLAQSYGRSSYRYIEMLTTAAVLYWIMSIGLELLQSRLEKHYGKAYQARK; from the coding sequence ATGACTTCTTTCGAGCCCCAAAGCCCACCCCAGCAGGCCAATCAAGGCCTGCTCAAGCGAGTCTTCGGCTTCCGCACGCGGCTTTACCTGACCTGGCTGGTAATGTTTGCGCTGTTCGCCGGGTTCTTCCTGAGTTTCGACCTGAAGCTGTCGATCATTCTCGACAAACTGCCCAATCTGATCGGCCTGCACCTGGCACCCAACGGTTTCCTGCAAGGCGCGGCACTGACGCTGTTCGTGTCGGTGTGCTCAATTGTGGTCTCGGTGGTGCTGGGCTTTGTCACTGCGCTGGCGAGGCTGTCCAGTAGCGCCGTGGCGTTTGGCATTGCCAGCTTCTATGCGTCGTTCTTTCGCGGTACGCCGTTGCTGATCCAGATTCTGCTGATCTATCTGGGCTTGCCGCAGGTGGGAATCGTGCCGGGCGCGATCATGGCAGGAGTCATTGCTTTGTCGCTCAACTACGGGGCTTACCTGAGCGAGATCTTCCGTGCCGGGATCATCGGTGTTGCGGCCGGCCAACGGGAAGCCGCGCTGGCCCTGGCGCTGCGCCCGGCGCAGATTTTCTGGCGTGTCACCCTGCCCCAAGCCATGCGCACCATCATTCCGCCGACCACCAACCAGTTCATCTCCATGCTCAAGGACTCGTCACTGATTTCGGTGATGGGCGTCTGGGAAGTGATGTTTCTGGCGCAGTCGTATGGCCGGTCCAGCTATCGCTACATCGAAATGCTGACCACTGCGGCAGTGCTGTACTGGATCATGTCGATCGGGCTGGAGCTGTTGCAGTCCAGGCTGGAAAAACACTACGGCAAGGCGTATCAGGCGCGGAAATGA
- a CDS encoding ABC transporter substrate-binding protein, with protein sequence MNYRALLGIGLVTLAASTQALAGATLDRVQKNKELVNVLMESYPPFSFLNDKNELDGFDVDVAKVVAQKLGVKLRLETPSWDVIAAGHWSGRYDICVCSMTPSKARAEVFNFPVEYYASPAVIVVNAADDRIHSAKDLSGKKVGLTSASSYESYLNKNLVIDGAEDKPLQYPFEDVQIAPYDNDNVAFQDLGLGAGKRLDAILTNLVTAKPRLDQDKRFKLAGETLYEEPNSVAIEKDDPEWDAKVREVFAELKKDGTLSKLSEKWIGADISK encoded by the coding sequence GGCCGGCGCCACGCTGGATCGCGTGCAGAAAAACAAAGAGTTGGTCAACGTCCTGATGGAAAGTTACCCGCCCTTCTCTTTCCTGAACGACAAGAACGAACTGGACGGCTTCGATGTGGACGTGGCCAAGGTCGTGGCGCAGAAGCTCGGGGTCAAGTTGCGCCTCGAAACGCCTTCCTGGGACGTGATCGCCGCAGGCCACTGGAGTGGCCGTTACGACATCTGCGTCTGCTCGATGACCCCGAGCAAAGCCCGCGCCGAAGTCTTCAACTTCCCGGTCGAGTATTACGCGTCGCCTGCGGTGATTGTGGTCAACGCAGCGGACGACCGTATCCATTCGGCCAAGGACCTGAGCGGCAAGAAAGTCGGCCTGACCAGCGCCTCCAGTTACGAAAGTTACCTGAACAAGAACCTGGTCATTGACGGCGCGGAAGACAAGCCGTTGCAGTACCCGTTCGAAGACGTGCAGATCGCGCCCTATGATAACGATAACGTGGCCTTTCAGGACCTCGGGCTTGGCGCTGGCAAACGGCTGGACGCGATCCTCACCAATCTGGTGACCGCAAAACCGCGTCTGGATCAGGACAAGCGCTTCAAGCTGGCGGGCGAGACGCTGTATGAAGAACCCAACTCCGTTGCCATCGAAAAAGACGATCCGGAATGGGACGCCAAGGTGCGTGAAGTATTCGCTGAACTGAAGAAAGACGGCACCTTGAGCAAGTTGTCTGAAAAGTGGATCGGTGCCGACATCAGCAAATGA